The proteins below come from a single Holdemania massiliensis genomic window:
- a CDS encoding metallophosphoesterase family protein encodes MKIVVVSDNHGRTEPLEQILELHRDADVFIHCGDSELPPQFLQGYVCVRGNNDFYYEYPEMKILELENHRMMIVHGHHHLYMGQLDMLVSKARRQGCDFVFYGHTHIFSSQQRDGVVLVNPGALSRNRDGTPPCYAVITIEDGEVNIERVNWTRF; translated from the coding sequence ATGAAGATAGTAGTGGTCAGTGATAACCACGGTCGGACTGAACCGCTGGAGCAGATTTTAGAGCTCCATCGGGATGCGGATGTGTTTATCCATTGCGGGGACAGCGAGCTGCCGCCGCAGTTTTTACAGGGGTATGTGTGCGTCAGGGGCAACAATGATTTTTATTATGAGTATCCGGAGATGAAGATTTTGGAACTGGAAAATCATCGCATGATGATTGTTCACGGCCATCATCATCTGTATATGGGTCAGCTCGATATGTTGGTCAGCAAAGCGCGGCGGCAAGGCTGCGACTTTGTCTTTTACGGACATACGCATATTTTTTCCAGCCAGCAGCGTGACGGTGTGGTTCTTGTGAACCCAGGCGCGCTGTCCCGCAACCGCGACGGCACCCCGCCGTGTTATGCGGTAATTACGATTGAAGATGGGGAAGTGAACATCGAACGTGTCAACTGGACGCGGTTTTGA